The following proteins are encoded in a genomic region of Oncorhynchus masou masou isolate Uvic2021 chromosome 19, UVic_Omas_1.1, whole genome shotgun sequence:
- the LOC135506277 gene encoding serine/threonine-protein kinase Sgk1 isoform X2: MRTTTELKAFMKQRRMGLNDFIQRLATSNSDTCKHPEVQSIVNLAPQQQEAELMNANPSPPPSPSQQMNLGPSSNPTAKPSDFHFLKVIGKGSFGKVLLARHRTDDQFYAVKVLQKKAILKKKEEKHIMSERNVLLKNIKHPFLVGLHYSFQTADKLYFVLDYINGGELFYHLQRERRFLEPRARFYTAEIASALGYLHSLNIVYRDLKPENILLDSQGHIILTDFGLCKENIEQNGTTSTFCGTPEYLAPEVLHKQPYDRTVDWWCLGAVLYEMLYGLPPFYSRNTAEMYDNILNKPLQLKPNISNAAKHILEGLLQKDRTQRLGHSHDFEEIKNHMFFSPINWDDLTAKKLTPPFNPNVTGPNDLRHFDTEFTDEPVPSSIGCSPDSSLITASIKEAAEAFLGFSYAPSMDSYL, from the exons CTTTTATGAAACAGAGAAGAATGGGGCTGAATGACTTCATTCAGAGGCTGGCCACGAGTAACTCTGACACCTGCAAACA tcctGAGGTCCAGTCCATCGTCAACTTGGCTCCCCAACAACAGGAGGCTGAGCTAATGAATGCgaacccctctcctcct CCCAGTCCCTCCCAGCAGATGAACCTGGGCCCGTCCTCCAACCCCACAGCCAAGCCCAGTGACTTCCACTTCCTGAAGGTGATAGGGAAGGGTAGCTTCGGGAAGGTCCTCCTCGCCAGGCACCGAACAGACGACCAGTTCTACGCTGTTAAGGTGCTGCAGAAGAAGGCCATCCTGAAGAAGAAAGAG GAGAAGCACATCATGTCAGAGAGGAACGTCCTGTTGAAGAACATTAAACACCCCTTCCTAGTGGGACTACACTACTCCTTCCAGACAGCTGATAAACTCTACTTTGTGCTGGACTACATTAacggaggagag ttgtTCTACCATCTCCAGAGGGAGCGACGTTTCTTAGAGCCGCGGGCCAGGTTCTATACAGCGGAGATCGCCAGTGCCCTAGGCTACCTGCACTCTCTAAACATCGTGTACAGAGACCTGAAGCCTGAGAATATTCTACTGGACTCTCAAGGACACATCATACTCACGGACTTCGGGCTCTGCAAGGAGAACATAGAACAGAACGGAACCACGTCGACGTTCTGTGGAACACCAGAG taCCTCGCTCCAGAGGTGTTACACAAGCAGCCGTACGACAGGACGGTTGACTGGTGGTGTTTAGGAGCCGTGCTTTATGAGATGCTGTATGGCCTG CCTCCGTTCTACAGTCGTAATACAGCAGAGATGTACGACAACATCCTGAACAAGCCCCTGCAGCTCAAACCCAACATCTCTAACGCTGCCAAGCACATACTGGAGGGACTGCTGCAGAAAGATCGCACACAGCGACTGGGACACAGCCACGACTTC gaggagaTCAAGAACCACATGTTCTTCTCCCCCATCAACTGGGATGACCTGACCGCTAAGAAGCTCACCCCCCCTTTCAATCCAAACGTG acggGCCCTAACGACCTTCGCCACTTTGACACGGAGTTCACAGACGAACCCGTCCCCTCATCCATTGGCTGTTCCCCTGACTCCTCCCTCATCACTGCCAGCATCAAGGAGGCAGCCGAGGCCTTCCTAGGGTTCAGCTACGCTCCTTCCATGGACTCATACCTGTAG
- the LOC135506277 gene encoding serine/threonine-protein kinase Sgk1 isoform X3, which produces MKQRRMGLNDFIQRLATSNSDTCKHPEVQSIVNLAPQQQEAELMNANPSPPPSPSQQMNLGPSSNPTAKPSDFHFLKVIGKGSFGKVLLARHRTDDQFYAVKVLQKKAILKKKEEKHIMSERNVLLKNIKHPFLVGLHYSFQTADKLYFVLDYINGGELFYHLQRERRFLEPRARFYTAEIASALGYLHSLNIVYRDLKPENILLDSQGHIILTDFGLCKENIEQNGTTSTFCGTPEYLAPEVLHKQPYDRTVDWWCLGAVLYEMLYGLPPFYSRNTAEMYDNILNKPLQLKPNISNAAKHILEGLLQKDRTQRLGHSHDFEEIKNHMFFSPINWDDLTAKKLTPPFNPNVTGPNDLRHFDTEFTDEPVPSSIGCSPDSSLITASIKEAAEAFLGFSYAPSMDSYL; this is translated from the exons ATGAAACAGAGAAGAATGGGGCTGAATGACTTCATTCAGAGGCTGGCCACGAGTAACTCTGACACCTGCAAACA tcctGAGGTCCAGTCCATCGTCAACTTGGCTCCCCAACAACAGGAGGCTGAGCTAATGAATGCgaacccctctcctcct CCCAGTCCCTCCCAGCAGATGAACCTGGGCCCGTCCTCCAACCCCACAGCCAAGCCCAGTGACTTCCACTTCCTGAAGGTGATAGGGAAGGGTAGCTTCGGGAAGGTCCTCCTCGCCAGGCACCGAACAGACGACCAGTTCTACGCTGTTAAGGTGCTGCAGAAGAAGGCCATCCTGAAGAAGAAAGAG GAGAAGCACATCATGTCAGAGAGGAACGTCCTGTTGAAGAACATTAAACACCCCTTCCTAGTGGGACTACACTACTCCTTCCAGACAGCTGATAAACTCTACTTTGTGCTGGACTACATTAacggaggagag ttgtTCTACCATCTCCAGAGGGAGCGACGTTTCTTAGAGCCGCGGGCCAGGTTCTATACAGCGGAGATCGCCAGTGCCCTAGGCTACCTGCACTCTCTAAACATCGTGTACAGAGACCTGAAGCCTGAGAATATTCTACTGGACTCTCAAGGACACATCATACTCACGGACTTCGGGCTCTGCAAGGAGAACATAGAACAGAACGGAACCACGTCGACGTTCTGTGGAACACCAGAG taCCTCGCTCCAGAGGTGTTACACAAGCAGCCGTACGACAGGACGGTTGACTGGTGGTGTTTAGGAGCCGTGCTTTATGAGATGCTGTATGGCCTG CCTCCGTTCTACAGTCGTAATACAGCAGAGATGTACGACAACATCCTGAACAAGCCCCTGCAGCTCAAACCCAACATCTCTAACGCTGCCAAGCACATACTGGAGGGACTGCTGCAGAAAGATCGCACACAGCGACTGGGACACAGCCACGACTTC gaggagaTCAAGAACCACATGTTCTTCTCCCCCATCAACTGGGATGACCTGACCGCTAAGAAGCTCACCCCCCCTTTCAATCCAAACGTG acggGCCCTAACGACCTTCGCCACTTTGACACGGAGTTCACAGACGAACCCGTCCCCTCATCCATTGGCTGTTCCCCTGACTCCTCCCTCATCACTGCCAGCATCAAGGAGGCAGCCGAGGCCTTCCTAGGGTTCAGCTACGCTCCTTCCATGGACTCATACCTGTAG
- the LOC135506277 gene encoding serine/threonine-protein kinase Sgk1 isoform X1: MTIIRERDWSLLMTYSKTGGLGALLTAFMKQRRMGLNDFIQRLATSNSDTCKHPEVQSIVNLAPQQQEAELMNANPSPPPSPSQQMNLGPSSNPTAKPSDFHFLKVIGKGSFGKVLLARHRTDDQFYAVKVLQKKAILKKKEEKHIMSERNVLLKNIKHPFLVGLHYSFQTADKLYFVLDYINGGELFYHLQRERRFLEPRARFYTAEIASALGYLHSLNIVYRDLKPENILLDSQGHIILTDFGLCKENIEQNGTTSTFCGTPEYLAPEVLHKQPYDRTVDWWCLGAVLYEMLYGLPPFYSRNTAEMYDNILNKPLQLKPNISNAAKHILEGLLQKDRTQRLGHSHDFEEIKNHMFFSPINWDDLTAKKLTPPFNPNVTGPNDLRHFDTEFTDEPVPSSIGCSPDSSLITASIKEAAEAFLGFSYAPSMDSYL, from the exons CTTTTATGAAACAGAGAAGAATGGGGCTGAATGACTTCATTCAGAGGCTGGCCACGAGTAACTCTGACACCTGCAAACA tcctGAGGTCCAGTCCATCGTCAACTTGGCTCCCCAACAACAGGAGGCTGAGCTAATGAATGCgaacccctctcctcct CCCAGTCCCTCCCAGCAGATGAACCTGGGCCCGTCCTCCAACCCCACAGCCAAGCCCAGTGACTTCCACTTCCTGAAGGTGATAGGGAAGGGTAGCTTCGGGAAGGTCCTCCTCGCCAGGCACCGAACAGACGACCAGTTCTACGCTGTTAAGGTGCTGCAGAAGAAGGCCATCCTGAAGAAGAAAGAG GAGAAGCACATCATGTCAGAGAGGAACGTCCTGTTGAAGAACATTAAACACCCCTTCCTAGTGGGACTACACTACTCCTTCCAGACAGCTGATAAACTCTACTTTGTGCTGGACTACATTAacggaggagag ttgtTCTACCATCTCCAGAGGGAGCGACGTTTCTTAGAGCCGCGGGCCAGGTTCTATACAGCGGAGATCGCCAGTGCCCTAGGCTACCTGCACTCTCTAAACATCGTGTACAGAGACCTGAAGCCTGAGAATATTCTACTGGACTCTCAAGGACACATCATACTCACGGACTTCGGGCTCTGCAAGGAGAACATAGAACAGAACGGAACCACGTCGACGTTCTGTGGAACACCAGAG taCCTCGCTCCAGAGGTGTTACACAAGCAGCCGTACGACAGGACGGTTGACTGGTGGTGTTTAGGAGCCGTGCTTTATGAGATGCTGTATGGCCTG CCTCCGTTCTACAGTCGTAATACAGCAGAGATGTACGACAACATCCTGAACAAGCCCCTGCAGCTCAAACCCAACATCTCTAACGCTGCCAAGCACATACTGGAGGGACTGCTGCAGAAAGATCGCACACAGCGACTGGGACACAGCCACGACTTC gaggagaTCAAGAACCACATGTTCTTCTCCCCCATCAACTGGGATGACCTGACCGCTAAGAAGCTCACCCCCCCTTTCAATCCAAACGTG acggGCCCTAACGACCTTCGCCACTTTGACACGGAGTTCACAGACGAACCCGTCCCCTCATCCATTGGCTGTTCCCCTGACTCCTCCCTCATCACTGCCAGCATCAAGGAGGCAGCCGAGGCCTTCCTAGGGTTCAGCTACGCTCCTTCCATGGACTCATACCTGTAG